From the Hippocampus zosterae strain Florida chromosome 13, ASM2543408v3, whole genome shotgun sequence genome, the window GTGGCCGGCCAGTCAGGGCTTTTCACTCAGTACAACATTCAAAAGAAGCCACTCAGTGTGCAGGAGTTCAGGCGATTAGCTAACAGCGACATGTGAGTATACTGACAATCTTATCGTGTTAAGGCACTAGTCCATTGCCACATAAGACCATGCAGCGGCTGAGTTTTCTTGTTCACATTGAGTGTGAGCTGCATGGTATGAATTACAAAGAGCTGTTGAGGAGATGCAATTCTGCTCTGTGACTACTGTCGAGCAAGGCACTGAGCCATCACCACTCAGCTCAGCGACGTCCCATTATGCTGACATCTCTCTTTGCATGTCTGCATGTGTGCTTGTTAGGTTTAGTGAAGACGTCAAATTTCCCacagatgtgaatgtgagtgtacaGGATAATTTGTGAGCTGGATGccacctctcgcccaaagtcagattTGACGGGCTCCAGCTCTCTCGCAAGATTAATGAGGACAATCGTGAAAGACAATCGATGGAAAAAATACAGTGTAATACTGTACTACAATAATGCTACTTGAGACGGTCAGGGTTGTTACGCCTTTTACTTTTGAGGACATGCCTAAgagttatgttattatttttcccTGCTGGTATTTTTTGGTGCAGAGATAAGCTACATTtttatgtattatatatattatttatttatttatatttatatttttataatttattttttattttacatgttcTTCATAATAACATGTCACCAATCGCAAAAGTAAATGTTGGGAATTGATTTTACACTATGATCCATTTTTATTGTCAGTTAAAATTCTTCTTTCCACAGGTACTGTACGCCTCGTTATCTGAACTATGAAGATCTCGAAAGGAAGTATTGGAAGAACCTCACGTTTGTTTCCCCCATATATGGGGCTGATGTTGGTGGCAGCCTCTATGATGAGGTAGGCTGAAttatttggaaataaaaatgcactaaTCCTTGTATATTATGGTTCTTTATGTGGAACCTATCCCTAGCTGTTTGCGGATTTTGTGTTTCTATTCCAGGTCGACCCTAACGGGGtcaatgaacaaccatccgcgctcacaatcacatctagggacaatttagagtgctccgtTAACCTTCCatgtatgttttgggaatgtgggagggaaccggagaacccacgcaggcacagggagactATGACGTCCTACACAAGCGACACACGTGCTGCccctttttaataaataaatcaatacatacataattatatactgtatttcgaCTATTTGGAGTCCATATAATATATTATTGGCAAAAAAATGTTACCTTGAGTTCCCCTTTAAAGGCTTACAGCTTAGCAGGTTACACTTTTGTTTCTATATACTTTTACCTTGTTTAACATTGAATCTTCTAAAATCAGTGTTACTGTTTAATATTGTAGGATGTGGAGGAATGGAACATTGGGCACCTGAACTCCATCTTGGACATCATCGAGGAGGACTGTGGTGTGTCCATCCAGGGGGTCAACACTCCATATCTCTACTTTGGCATGTGGAAAACAACCTTCTCCTGGCACACAGAAGATATGGACCTGTACAGCATCAACTACCTTCACTTTGGAGAGCCCAAGTCCTGGTTAGTTTTTGCTTTTCTGTGCAGTGAGCAGACAGACAAATGAAAAGCACTTGGTAAAACAGAATGCCATTGAGTTCGGAAATACTCCAAATTTTACTACCAGACCAAGTGGACACAATTCCCACCTTCACAACAAAGTGTACCCCACTTCAATTTCCAAAACACTTAGCCTCGCGGGGGTAGCCACAATgctcgttttttaaaattattgatCTTTCAAAGCAGTACAGCTAATGCTTGTTTACTTCTGTcaactaaataaaattaagcCATTACATTCAAATGGCACCacgaatcaaaataaaaaggccAATGCATCTTAGATTAGGCTGATATAATGTACTGAGATAACTATTGATCAGGCTGCGGCTCATTGCTCAAGCAGAAACATTGAGCCAACGTGGGTCAGAAGGTTTATATAAACCCTGTAAATATTTCGACTTGTGCATCGAGAAATGTATGTAAAATCACATTGAAGCATTGATGTTatgtctttgaaaaaaatctaaaagtcATTCATTCTCTAAATAAATCTGATTCGTTGTTTTCATTAGTGGCATTCACCTCTATTTATTGGATGTTGTTTTTATCATCTGTCATCATCTAACTTTTATGGTGGACCCGTCATCCTGTTTTAATGGTTGGGTCTTGTTCTTCTACTGTTTGATTGATTAATGTTGAGGTGGCTCCCTGCAATAAGTGACTCACTACTCAGTggacatttcattaggtacatTAGGCATGatacaatgcatttcaatgcaaAATACACTGATATTTTTATTAATCTAAACGAATTGTTTTGCAATTATTGGGCGATATTTTCTTTATCCTGTTTTGCTTTACCATCCCACATTTAAGGTCTTTACATTTCTGTGTTGGCGAGTCATGGTCCATCTCAGAGATCCCATGCTGAAATTGGTTAGGCGTAGAATCTTTGAGACAGTGTAATGAAGTCATTATGGTATCAAATATTGTCACACAAAGAACAGGCACGGAGAAAAATATGAGCTATTCATTTTTAAgtcctgtgttgaatgaagagaCCTGGGTTGAGCCCCCACTGTCTGTTAAATACATGCTGTGTGCTGTTTCTACCCCTAG encodes:
- the kdm4c gene encoding lysine-specific demethylase 4C isoform X6 is translated as MAGAEVCTPANPTCKIMTFRPTMEEFKDFNKYLVYMESQGAQRAGLAKVIPPKGWKPRRTYDDIDDLMIDAPIQQMVAGQSGLFTQYNIQKKPLSVQEFRRLANSDMYCTPRYLNYEDLERKYWKNLTFVSPIYGADVGGSLYDEVDPNGVNEQPSALTITSRDNLECSVNLPCMFWECGREPENPRRHRETMTSYTSDTRAAPF